Proteins encoded by one window of bacterium:
- a CDS encoding glycosyltransferase family 4 protein, protein MKLLETFNRRGFVAHAILPKEAQAQVARLQLAPELARHFTYLTLDRICRRLLNPVDLLRFLGRAITSVLSIRRLLRQLEIDVVHANDLRDFHAPLAAWSCGIPVVWHLRASRPNPLTRYPVAAMMHLLATRIVAVSQCTARQMALRRSFAQNKVTVIYDPGPYREQFHPGVEGTAVRREFSLPADTPVITLIAKLSRRKGHRVLLQAIPLIREKFPQARFLIVGGELPGHERYARELRQQAEPLEQAGVLRFTGERSDIPQLMAASDVIVQCSTYDDPFPGVVLEAMAMGKVVVATKAGGVPKQIRHGEDGLLFRMGDAAELAQHVNEVLADPALKQKLGHAAVKNLACRFNFEKFMNEFRRLYETLAAGDSQQHRRSAPAGLGRLDLAAVTVERIANQ, encoded by the coding sequence TTGAAGTTGCTTGAGACTTTCAACCGCCGGGGCTTCGTCGCTCACGCGATTTTGCCGAAAGAGGCGCAAGCACAGGTGGCGCGCTTGCAGCTCGCGCCGGAGCTGGCGCGGCACTTCACCTATCTCACGCTCGATCGCATCTGCCGCAGGCTGCTCAATCCGGTTGACTTGCTGCGCTTCCTCGGCCGGGCGATTACCAGCGTGCTGTCGATCCGGCGGTTGCTGCGCCAGCTCGAGATCGACGTGGTGCATGCCAATGATCTGCGCGACTTTCACGCGCCGCTGGCGGCGTGGAGCTGCGGCATTCCGGTGGTCTGGCATCTGCGCGCCAGCCGGCCGAATCCGCTGACGCGCTATCCGGTGGCGGCGATGATGCACCTGCTCGCCACCCGCATTGTGGCGGTCTCGCAGTGCACCGCACGGCAGATGGCGCTGCGGCGCAGCTTCGCGCAAAACAAGGTGACGGTGATTTATGATCCCGGACCGTATCGCGAGCAGTTTCATCCCGGCGTGGAAGGCACGGCGGTGCGCCGGGAATTCAGCCTGCCGGCTGACACGCCGGTGATCACGCTGATTGCCAAGCTCTCGCGGCGCAAGGGCCATCGCGTGCTGCTGCAGGCGATTCCCTTGATTCGGGAGAAATTCCCGCAAGCGCGCTTCTTGATCGTCGGCGGAGAACTGCCCGGCCACGAACGTTACGCGCGGGAACTGCGCCAACAAGCGGAGCCGCTGGAGCAGGCAGGCGTGTTGCGCTTCACCGGCGAACGCAGCGACATTCCGCAACTCATGGCCGCGAGCGACGTGATCGTGCAATGTTCGACCTACGATGATCCGTTTCCCGGCGTGGTGTTGGAGGCAATGGCAATGGGCAAAGTGGTGGTGGCAACCAAAGCCGGCGGCGTGCCCAAGCAAATCCGCCACGGCGAAGACGGTTTGCTGTTCCGCATGGGTGACGCAGCCGAGCTGGCGCAACATGTAAACGAAGTGCTGGCGGATCCGGCGCTGAAACAGAAACTGGGGCACGCGGCGGTGAAAAACCTCGCCTGCCGATTCAACTTTGAAAAGTTCATGAACGAGTTCAGGCGCTTGTATGAGACGCTGGCCGCCGGCGATTCGCAGCAGCACCGGCGGAGCGCCCCCGCTGGTTTGGGCCGGCTTGACCTGGCGGCAGTGACCGTGGAACGGATTGCAAACCAATGA
- a CDS encoding alkaline phosphatase family protein, whose amino-acid sequence MQHSRLIILGLDGATFDLISPWAGQGHLPNLAALMKEGSWGPLRTVIPPSTAVAWNSFASGKGPGRHGLFEFMRRRPNSYRLEPVNSDEVESARLWEIMAFHGQPSIILNLPITYPVRPLHGLMVAGLPVPASGPQRCHPENLIEEFRKLAPGYQPLPSVSFSGKNEQEYLDDLLATLRNKISVARHCLENKPWQLFVQVFSETDFAMHSFWRHYDRTHSKFNAQDHHRHGDAILQVYRLIDDFIGEVRRRFPAVPLLLLSDHGFGPLEYYLYSNTWLLREGFLAPKRTLAAQLKYRAFQAGLSPSNLFALINRLGLSKVKRKVKGTQQGYRAAEKVFFSFPDIDWRRSRAYSIGGGIAGLIFINLAGREPEGVVQPGAEYEATRAEIIARLREFRDPQSGELLIGEIYKREELFDGPYFERAPDLVYFPKDPRYIVFSSFSFSSHRVIRDPGPYITGQHRMDGIFLMHGAGVKQGQRLENARIIDVAPTALYLMGYPVPNDMDGEVLTAGFHEPVLRNRPVDRMEFDFNRNGEQMVYSEEDRAEVEARLRSLGYL is encoded by the coding sequence ATGCAACATTCCCGCTTGATCATTCTCGGCCTGGATGGCGCGACTTTTGATTTGATTTCGCCGTGGGCCGGCCAGGGCCATCTGCCCAATCTCGCGGCTTTGATGAAGGAAGGCAGTTGGGGCCCGCTGCGCACGGTGATCCCGCCGAGCACCGCTGTGGCGTGGAACTCGTTTGCCTCGGGCAAGGGGCCGGGGCGGCACGGCTTGTTCGAGTTCATGCGGCGCCGGCCGAATTCCTATCGCCTCGAGCCGGTCAACTCCGACGAAGTGGAAAGCGCGCGCTTGTGGGAGATCATGGCGTTTCACGGTCAGCCTTCGATCATACTCAATTTGCCGATCACCTATCCGGTGCGGCCGCTCCACGGCTTGATGGTGGCCGGCCTGCCGGTACCGGCCTCCGGTCCGCAGCGCTGCCATCCCGAAAATCTCATCGAAGAGTTCCGCAAACTCGCGCCGGGCTACCAGCCGTTGCCGTCGGTGAGTTTTTCCGGCAAGAACGAGCAGGAATATCTCGATGATTTGCTCGCGACCCTGCGCAACAAGATCAGCGTGGCGCGCCACTGCCTGGAAAACAAGCCGTGGCAGCTCTTTGTGCAAGTGTTCAGCGAGACCGATTTTGCGATGCACTCCTTCTGGCGCCATTACGACCGTACGCATTCGAAATTCAACGCGCAGGATCACCACCGCCACGGCGACGCGATTCTGCAGGTGTACCGGCTGATTGATGATTTTATCGGCGAGGTGCGCCGGCGCTTTCCCGCGGTGCCGCTGCTGTTGCTTTCCGATCATGGCTTCGGGCCGTTGGAGTATTATCTCTACAGCAACACCTGGTTGTTGCGTGAGGGCTTTCTCGCGCCCAAACGCACGCTGGCGGCACAGCTCAAATACCGCGCGTTTCAAGCCGGCCTCAGCCCGAGCAACCTGTTCGCGCTGATCAACCGGTTGGGCTTGAGCAAGGTCAAGCGCAAAGTCAAAGGCACGCAGCAGGGCTACCGGGCGGCGGAAAAGGTTTTCTTCTCCTTTCCCGACATCGATTGGCGCCGCTCGCGCGCTTATTCCATCGGCGGCGGCATCGCGGGTTTGATCTTCATCAACCTGGCCGGCCGCGAGCCGGAGGGCGTGGTGCAGCCCGGCGCGGAGTATGAGGCGACGCGCGCGGAAATCATCGCGCGCCTGCGTGAGTTCCGCGATCCCCAATCCGGCGAATTGCTCATCGGTGAAATCTACAAACGCGAGGAGCTGTTCGACGGGCCGTATTTCGAGCGCGCGCCGGATCTGGTGTATTTTCCCAAGGATCCGCGCTACATCGTTTTCAGCAGCTTTTCCTTTTCCTCGCACCGGGTGATTCGCGACCCCGGACCTTACATCACCGGCCAGCATCGCATGGATGGAATTTTTCTGATGCACGGCGCCGGCGTGAAGCAAGGCCAGCGGCTGGAAAATGCGCGCATCATCGACGTGGCGCCCACCGCGCTGTATTTAATGGGCTATCCGGTTCCCAACGACATGGACGGCGAAGTGCTCACGGCCGGCTTCCATGAGCCAGTGCTGCGTAACCGGCCGGTCGACCGCATGGAATTCGATTTCAACCGCAACGGCGAGCAGATGGTGTACAGCGAGGAAGATCGCGCCGAGGTCGAAGCGCGGTTACGCAGCCTGGGGTATTTGTGA
- a CDS encoding alkaline phosphatase family protein, whose amino-acid sequence MTARAPRILFFGMDGATWRILKPMLAQGRLPNLQRLCEAGSSSVLHSLEPMVSPAIWTSIASGKTPDKHGVWDFVVSSKSVRCKRIWDMATESGLRTGLCGYMVTWPPPPLPGFVIPGSFSRGPETHPASLQVIRELDMTQRSDSKRSLADHLRRAWQSHRLGVRPATFLDAAWTLACTRLQRGYLEKFYQMRRIGFAVYSDVFLRQVQQYQPELAMYVFTLVDSTSHNYWKFMEPERFNDVAASEIRRHGDKIHRAYEAVDRMIGRTLAALDRGETNVIVVSDHGFQSVPEAQGRTPDRTVRILPEALIELLGWPPAQVRSFNIRGATFFRHRQEEAVQVEKMRADLAAIHLTPADMPLFEVKPDPYGNLELSLSPAIGDLHGLQVKLPNGRVIPAERIVAGDLGTISGDHQLEGILIAAGPAIRRGATLQQASVLDVTPTLLALLGLPVGRDMDGRVLTEMLTPGFLSATPVQYRESWEQPDWSYEEDTASADETLKEHLRSLGYL is encoded by the coding sequence GTGACAGCTAGAGCACCGCGGATTTTATTCTTCGGGATGGACGGCGCGACGTGGCGCATTCTCAAACCGATGCTGGCGCAAGGCCGGCTTCCCAATTTGCAGCGTTTGTGCGAAGCCGGCTCCTCCAGTGTGTTGCATTCGCTCGAGCCGATGGTCTCGCCGGCAATTTGGACCAGCATCGCCTCGGGCAAGACGCCGGACAAGCACGGCGTGTGGGACTTCGTGGTCTCCTCCAAAAGCGTGCGCTGCAAGCGCATTTGGGACATGGCAACGGAATCCGGCTTGCGCACCGGGTTGTGCGGCTACATGGTCACCTGGCCGCCGCCGCCGCTACCGGGCTTCGTCATCCCCGGATCTTTTTCGCGCGGCCCGGAGACGCATCCCGCCTCGCTGCAGGTGATTCGCGAGCTGGATATGACGCAACGCTCGGACAGCAAGCGCTCGCTCGCTGATCATTTGCGCCGCGCCTGGCAAAGCCACCGCTTGGGCGTGCGGCCGGCCACTTTTCTCGATGCAGCCTGGACGCTGGCGTGCACGCGGCTGCAGCGCGGCTATCTCGAAAAGTTCTACCAGATGCGCCGCATCGGCTTCGCAGTCTATTCCGATGTCTTTCTCCGGCAGGTGCAGCAGTATCAGCCGGAATTGGCCATGTATGTTTTCACGCTGGTGGACAGCACCTCGCACAACTATTGGAAGTTCATGGAACCGGAGCGCTTCAATGACGTGGCCGCATCGGAAATCCGGCGACACGGCGACAAGATTCACCGGGCCTATGAGGCGGTGGATCGCATGATCGGCCGCACGCTGGCCGCGCTCGACCGCGGCGAAACCAATGTGATTGTGGTGTCGGACCACGGCTTTCAGTCGGTGCCGGAAGCGCAGGGCCGCACGCCCGATCGCACGGTGCGCATCCTGCCGGAGGCGCTGATCGAATTGCTCGGCTGGCCGCCGGCGCAGGTGCGTTCCTTCAACATTCGCGGCGCGACTTTCTTTCGCCACCGCCAGGAGGAGGCCGTGCAAGTGGAAAAGATGCGCGCCGATCTGGCGGCGATTCACCTCACGCCGGCAGATATGCCGCTGTTCGAGGTCAAGCCCGATCCCTACGGCAATCTCGAACTTTCGCTCAGTCCGGCCATCGGCGATTTGCACGGCCTGCAAGTGAAGCTGCCGAATGGCCGCGTGATTCCGGCCGAGCGCATCGTGGCCGGCGACCTCGGCACGATTTCGGGAGATCACCAGCTCGAGGGCATCCTCATCGCCGCCGGCCCAGCGATTCGCCGCGGCGCAACCCTGCAACAGGCCAGCGTCCTGGACGTCACGCCCACGCTGCTCGCGCTGCTGGGATTGCCGGTCGGCCGCGACATGGACGGCCGTGTGCTGACCGAGATGTTGACACCGGGATTTTTGAGCGCCACCCCAGTGCAGTATCGCGAATCCTGGGAGCAGCCCGATTGGAGCTACGAAGAAGACACTGCCTCCGCGGATGAAACCTTGAAAGAACATTTGCGCAGTCTGGGCTATTTGTAA
- a CDS encoding DUF3604 domain-containing protein, giving the protein MTRQRTYLWGMRFCALLAMLALWIGMSTTGRGGRRDFTATVEPAVATARTHGTWTVRLTVEADSLSTGATIKYRFIKGFGEPQNSDSLRQNFVAARTDNPRAQVAITGLERSDAAITWDWDRNAWIITVKVLAGTLRRGDTIELLYGANPPRGRMLAPPSTFVDTMSIAYDLTGSGVFQEVLAPPALRVTPGEPQQIAAYLPSQIMAGEPARLRVVILDENFNLVPETMAKLFLSTDDPEANLLNSVSLTLTDSGRLDIPLTFMSAGTHRVAVRAQVLHSGAQLAAESNPVRVTAMAPPYRIFWGDLHSHTRISHDGHGTGSFAKARDVAALDFYALTEHTSSDFGEQGGITAAEWQEIKAQVVNYNQPGTFVTLLGYEYSRLAPSGHHNVYFNGSDEALAQLPLYRDQMRGEIQDLWRRLESMLPPAVEFLTVPHHTGIMWSTTSNSAISFGPGYGHRFYRPLIEIYSSHGQSEIYAPDHPLSYDRLQEEGRFSTPGPHYAQDAWAAGEVLGTIASSDDHSARPGLPFRGLTAVLAGELTRDAVFQALRQRRVYATTGQRMLLDFTVAGHMMGARLEMPLGTFPAIAAEVAGTDSIAFMEVLKWNMKNGRWHDGHPLFEVIRHWPGEGLQMQRTFVDSSYTGEAIYYLRVQQRNEIYDVARRLYRPVWAWSSPVWVMAPNPLDTTEHQAPPRELQLGVSYPNPNHGQAQVNFYLPAGGRATLRLFDTLGREVAVVFDGFEAEGWYSTRLDTQALANGLYFLRLQAGGSVLVRRLVVMK; this is encoded by the coding sequence ATGACTCGTCAACGCACATACCTTTGGGGGATGCGATTCTGCGCGCTGCTGGCGATGCTGGCGCTTTGGATCGGAATGTCGACCACGGGCCGCGGCGGGCGCCGTGATTTCACTGCCACGGTGGAGCCGGCGGTGGCCACGGCGCGTACGCACGGCACCTGGACTGTCCGGCTCACGGTCGAGGCCGACAGTTTGAGCACCGGCGCCACGATCAAATATCGCTTCATCAAGGGATTCGGTGAGCCGCAGAATAGCGATTCGCTCAGGCAGAATTTCGTCGCCGCTCGCACCGACAACCCGCGCGCGCAAGTCGCCATCACCGGCCTGGAGCGCAGCGATGCCGCCATCACCTGGGATTGGGATCGCAACGCCTGGATCATCACTGTCAAAGTCCTGGCGGGCACGTTGCGGCGCGGGGACACCATCGAGCTGCTCTACGGCGCCAATCCGCCGCGCGGCCGCATGCTTGCGCCGCCCTCGACATTCGTTGACACGATGAGCATTGCATATGACTTGACCGGCAGCGGCGTCTTCCAAGAAGTGCTGGCGCCGCCCGCGCTGCGCGTGACGCCGGGCGAGCCGCAGCAGATTGCCGCCTATCTGCCCTCGCAGATCATGGCCGGCGAACCGGCGCGGCTGCGCGTGGTGATTTTGGACGAAAACTTCAATCTCGTGCCGGAGACCATGGCCAAGCTGTTCCTGTCCACCGATGATCCGGAAGCCAATCTGCTCAACAGCGTCAGCCTCACGCTCACGGACAGCGGCCGCTTGGACATTCCGTTGACGTTCATGAGCGCCGGCACGCATCGCGTCGCCGTGCGCGCGCAAGTGTTGCATAGCGGCGCGCAACTGGCAGCGGAGAGCAATCCCGTGCGGGTCACGGCGATGGCACCGCCCTACCGCATTTTTTGGGGCGATCTGCACAGTCACACGCGCATCAGTCACGACGGCCACGGTACCGGCTCGTTCGCCAAGGCGCGCGACGTCGCCGCCTTGGATTTCTACGCGCTCACCGAGCACACCAGCAGTGATTTTGGCGAGCAGGGCGGCATCACGGCGGCGGAATGGCAGGAGATCAAGGCGCAGGTGGTCAACTACAACCAGCCGGGAACGTTCGTCACTTTGCTCGGCTATGAGTACAGCCGGCTCGCGCCCTCCGGGCATCACAATGTCTATTTCAACGGCTCGGATGAAGCCTTGGCGCAGCTCCCGCTCTATCGCGACCAGATGCGCGGCGAGATTCAAGATTTGTGGCGCCGCCTCGAAAGCATGCTGCCGCCGGCGGTGGAGTTTCTGACCGTGCCGCATCACACCGGCATCATGTGGTCGACCACCTCGAATTCGGCGATCAGTTTTGGCCCGGGGTACGGCCACCGTTTCTACCGGCCGCTCATCGAGATCTATTCGTCGCACGGCCAGAGTGAGATCTACGCGCCGGATCATCCCCTGTCCTATGACCGGCTGCAGGAGGAAGGCCGCTTCAGCACGCCGGGCCCGCACTACGCGCAAGATGCCTGGGCCGCCGGCGAAGTGCTGGGCACCATCGCCTCCAGTGATGATCACAGCGCCCGGCCGGGGCTGCCCTTTCGCGGCCTGACGGCCGTCCTGGCCGGCGAACTGACGCGCGACGCGGTCTTCCAGGCACTGCGCCAACGTCGCGTCTACGCCACCACCGGCCAGCGCATGCTGCTCGATTTCACCGTGGCCGGCCACATGATGGGCGCGCGGCTGGAAATGCCGCTCGGAACCTTTCCCGCGATTGCCGCTGAAGTCGCCGGCACGGACAGCATCGCGTTTATGGAAGTTCTCAAATGGAACATGAAGAACGGCCGCTGGCACGACGGCCATCCGCTTTTCGAAGTGATCCGGCACTGGCCCGGTGAGGGTTTGCAAATGCAGCGCACGTTCGTGGACTCGAGCTATACCGGCGAGGCGATATACTATCTGCGCGTCCAGCAGCGGAATGAGATCTATGATGTCGCCCGGCGGCTGTACCGTCCGGTGTGGGCGTGGTCCAGCCCGGTTTGGGTGATGGCGCCCAATCCGCTCGATACCACGGAGCACCAGGCGCCGCCGCGGGAATTGCAGCTCGGCGTGAGCTATCCCAATCCTAATCACGGCCAGGCGCAGGTCAATTTCTATCTGCCGGCCGGCGGCCGCGCGACCCTGCGCCTGTTCGACACGCTCGGCCGGGAAGTCGCGGTGGTATTCGACGGTTTCGAAGCAGAAGGATGGTATTCCACCCGCCTGGACACGCAGGCGCTGGCCAATGGACTTTACTTTTTGAGATTGCAGGCCGGCGGCAGTGTGCTGGTGCGGCGGCTGGTGGTGATGAAATGA
- a CDS encoding FkbM family methyltransferase: protein MGLLHNMQQLLSLLESPAALKAMLTWPQFSVTSYHMVSALVKQGLRPRTILDVGANVGQFAVAAARLFPGVHVHSFEPLPDCVAHLRKHAARLGNITVHPVALGEREGEVTMRVNAQSRASSVLPLAPAHREAFPAAQEQREITVRVATLDQMLAGLALPPPVLLKIDVQGYEAQTLRGATATLPQIEYAVLETSFKPLYNGELLFMDVVRLMEARGMCFSRPVGWLAAPKTGEVLQMDALFVRTSQS, encoded by the coding sequence ATGGGTCTGCTGCACAACATGCAACAACTTCTCTCGCTTTTGGAAAGTCCGGCCGCGCTCAAAGCCATGCTGACGTGGCCGCAGTTTTCCGTCACCTCTTACCACATGGTTTCTGCGCTGGTGAAGCAGGGTCTGCGGCCGCGCACGATCTTGGACGTCGGCGCCAACGTCGGCCAGTTTGCCGTGGCGGCGGCGCGGCTGTTTCCCGGCGTGCACGTGCACTCGTTCGAGCCGCTGCCGGATTGTGTGGCGCATCTGCGCAAACATGCGGCGCGCCTGGGCAACATCACGGTCCATCCGGTGGCGCTGGGCGAACGCGAGGGCGAAGTGACCATGCGGGTGAACGCCCAAAGCCGCGCCAGTTCGGTATTGCCGCTGGCGCCGGCGCATCGCGAAGCGTTTCCGGCCGCGCAGGAACAGCGCGAAATCACCGTGCGCGTTGCCACTTTGGATCAGATGCTTGCCGGCCTCGCGCTGCCGCCGCCGGTATTGCTCAAGATCGACGTGCAAGGCTATGAAGCGCAAACCCTGCGAGGCGCAACCGCCACGCTGCCGCAGATCGAGTACGCCGTGCTGGAAACTTCCTTCAAGCCGTTGTACAACGGCGAGCTGCTGTTCATGGATGTGGTGCGGCTGATGGAAGCCCGGGGCATGTGTTTCAGCCGGCCGGTGGGCTGGCTGGCCGCGCCCAAGACCGGCGAAGTGTTGCAGATGGATGCGCTGTTCGTGAGGACTTCTCAATCATGA